A portion of the Burkholderia pseudomultivorans genome contains these proteins:
- the putA gene encoding trifunctional transcriptional regulator/proline dehydrogenase/L-glutamate gamma-semialdehyde dehydrogenase, with protein sequence MASTTLGVKVDDLLRSRLKDAATRLERTPHWLIKQAIFAYLERIEHGQLPPELSGHSGVADLADGQAADGDDDNSPHPFLEFAQNVQPQSVLRAAITAAYRRPEPECVPFLLGQARLPANLQADVQALATRLVEALREKSSGGGVEGLIHEFSLSSQEGVALMCLAEALLRIPDRATRDALIRDKISKGDWRSHVGHAPSLFVNAATWGLMITGKLVTTNSEAGLSSALTRLIGRGGEPLIRKGVDMAMRLMGEQFVTGETISEALANSRKYEARGFRYSYDMLGEAATTEEDAQRYYASYEQAIHAIGKAAGGRGIYEGPGISIKLSALHARYSRSQQDRTMSELLPRVRALALLARRYDIGLNIDAEEADRLELSLDLLEALCFDPELAGWNGIGFVVQGYQKRCPFVIDYLIDLARRSRHRLMIRLVKGAYWDTEIKRAQVDGLEGYPVYTRKIYTDVSYLACAKKLLAAPDAVYPQFATHNAYTLAAIYHLAGQNYYPGQYEFQCLHGMGEPLYEEVTGRDKLNRPCRVYAPVGTHETLLAYLVRRLLENGANTSFVNRIADKSVSVKELIADPVDEASKVVPLGAPHAKIPLPRNLYGDERPNSMGLDLSNEHRLASLSSALLASAHHPWRAAPMLADDTLADAPARDVRNPADQRDVVGTVSEATAEHVSAALAHAVAAAPIWQATPVDARADCLVRAADLLEAQMHTLMGLIVREAGKSLPNAIAEIREAVDFLRYYAAQIRGEFSNDTHRPLGPVVCISPWNFPLAIFMGQVAAALAAGNTVLAKPAEQTPLIAAQAVRLLREAGVPAGAVQLLPGDGETVGAALVADPRTRAVMFTGSTEVARLINKTLSARLDPDGKPIPLIAETGGQNAMIVDSSALAEQVVADVMQSSFDSAGQRCSALRVLCLQDDVADRTLTMLKGAMQELTLGNPDRLSTDVGPVIDADAKRTIDAHVAAMKDKGHAVTQLPAPEACAHGTFVPPTLIEIGSIDELKREVFGPVLHVVRYRRSQLDKLLEQIRATGYGLTLGIHTRIDETIAHVISRAHVGNIYVNRNVIGAVVGVQPFGGEGLSGTGPKAGGALYLQRLLATRPSGLPRSLAQTLIADGTVEGDQRQHPAAALTALRDWLIEQREPALAARCDGYLAQVPAGATAVLTGPTGERNTYTLGPRGTVLCVAATPSGARAQFAAVLATGNRALFAGAAGEALAAALPAALKAHAAVRKQADAAFDAVLFEGDSDELQTLVKDVAQRPGPIVSVQGVSVGAFENGDAEDYALERLLTERSVSVNTAAAGGNANLMTIG encoded by the coding sequence ATGGCAAGCACGACCCTCGGCGTCAAAGTCGACGACCTTCTCCGCTCGCGCCTGAAAGACGCGGCCACGCGTCTCGAACGCACGCCCCACTGGCTGATCAAGCAGGCGATCTTCGCGTATCTCGAACGGATCGAGCACGGCCAGCTGCCGCCCGAACTGTCCGGTCACAGCGGCGTCGCGGATCTCGCCGACGGTCAGGCCGCGGACGGCGACGACGACAACTCCCCGCACCCGTTCCTCGAATTCGCGCAGAACGTGCAGCCGCAGTCGGTGTTGCGCGCGGCGATCACGGCCGCGTATCGCCGTCCCGAACCGGAATGCGTGCCGTTCCTGCTCGGCCAGGCGCGGCTGCCCGCCAACCTGCAGGCGGACGTGCAGGCCCTCGCGACCCGGCTGGTCGAGGCGCTGCGCGAGAAAAGCTCGGGCGGCGGCGTCGAAGGGCTGATCCACGAGTTCTCGCTGTCGAGCCAGGAAGGCGTCGCGCTGATGTGCCTCGCCGAAGCGCTGCTGCGCATCCCCGATCGCGCGACGCGCGACGCGCTGATCCGCGACAAGATCAGCAAGGGCGACTGGCGCTCGCACGTCGGCCATGCGCCGTCGCTGTTCGTGAACGCGGCGACCTGGGGCCTGATGATCACCGGCAAGCTCGTCACGACCAACAGCGAAGCGGGCCTGTCGTCGGCACTGACGCGCCTGATTGGCCGCGGCGGCGAGCCGCTGATCCGCAAGGGCGTCGACATGGCGATGCGCCTGATGGGCGAGCAGTTCGTCACGGGCGAGACGATTTCCGAAGCGCTCGCGAACAGCCGCAAGTACGAGGCGCGCGGCTTCCGCTATTCGTACGACATGCTCGGCGAAGCGGCGACGACCGAAGAGGACGCGCAGCGCTATTACGCGTCGTACGAGCAGGCGATCCACGCGATCGGCAAGGCGGCCGGCGGCCGCGGCATCTATGAGGGCCCCGGCATCTCGATCAAGCTGTCGGCGCTGCACGCGCGCTACTCGCGCTCGCAGCAGGACCGCACGATGAGCGAGCTGCTGCCGCGCGTGCGCGCGCTGGCGCTGCTCGCGCGCCGCTACGACATCGGCCTGAACATCGACGCGGAAGAAGCCGACCGGCTCGAGCTGTCGCTCGACCTGCTCGAAGCGCTATGCTTCGATCCCGAGCTTGCGGGCTGGAACGGCATCGGCTTCGTCGTGCAGGGCTACCAGAAGCGCTGCCCGTTCGTGATCGACTACCTGATCGATCTCGCGCGCCGCAGCCGCCATCGCCTGATGATCCGCCTCGTGAAGGGCGCGTACTGGGATACCGAGATCAAGCGGGCGCAGGTCGACGGCCTCGAAGGCTATCCGGTCTACACGCGCAAGATCTACACCGACGTGTCGTACCTCGCGTGCGCGAAGAAGCTGCTCGCGGCGCCCGACGCGGTCTACCCGCAGTTCGCGACGCACAACGCGTACACGCTCGCCGCGATCTATCACCTGGCCGGCCAGAACTACTACCCGGGCCAGTACGAATTCCAGTGCCTGCACGGCATGGGCGAGCCGCTGTACGAGGAAGTGACGGGCCGCGACAAGCTGAATCGTCCGTGCCGCGTGTACGCGCCGGTCGGCACGCACGAAACGCTGCTCGCGTATCTGGTGCGCCGCCTGCTCGAAAACGGCGCGAACACGTCGTTCGTGAACCGCATCGCCGACAAGTCGGTGTCGGTGAAGGAACTGATCGCCGATCCGGTCGACGAGGCGTCGAAGGTCGTGCCGCTCGGCGCGCCGCACGCGAAGATCCCGCTGCCGCGCAACCTGTACGGCGACGAGCGTCCCAATTCGATGGGCCTCGACCTGTCGAACGAGCATCGTCTCGCGTCGCTGTCGTCCGCGTTGCTCGCGAGCGCGCATCACCCCTGGCGCGCGGCGCCGATGCTGGCCGACGACACGCTCGCCGACGCGCCGGCCCGCGACGTGCGCAATCCGGCGGACCAGCGCGACGTGGTCGGCACCGTCAGCGAGGCGACGGCCGAGCACGTCAGCGCGGCGCTCGCGCACGCGGTGGCCGCCGCGCCGATCTGGCAGGCGACGCCGGTCGATGCGCGCGCCGACTGCCTGGTGCGCGCGGCCGATCTGCTCGAAGCGCAGATGCACACGCTGATGGGCCTGATCGTGCGCGAAGCGGGCAAGTCGCTGCCGAACGCGATCGCCGAGATCCGCGAAGCGGTCGACTTCCTGCGCTATTACGCGGCGCAGATCCGCGGCGAATTCTCGAACGACACGCATCGTCCGCTCGGGCCGGTGGTCTGCATCAGCCCGTGGAACTTCCCGCTCGCGATCTTCATGGGCCAGGTCGCCGCCGCGCTGGCGGCCGGCAACACGGTGCTCGCGAAGCCGGCCGAGCAGACCCCGCTGATCGCCGCGCAGGCCGTGCGCCTGCTGCGCGAGGCCGGCGTGCCGGCCGGCGCGGTGCAGCTGCTGCCGGGCGACGGCGAGACCGTCGGCGCGGCGCTGGTCGCCGATCCGCGCACGCGTGCGGTGATGTTCACGGGCTCGACCGAGGTCGCGCGCCTGATCAACAAGACGCTGTCCGCGCGCCTCGACCCGGACGGCAAGCCGATTCCGCTGATCGCCGAAACGGGCGGCCAGAACGCGATGATCGTCGATTCGTCGGCGCTCGCGGAGCAGGTCGTCGCGGACGTGATGCAGTCGTCGTTCGACTCGGCCGGTCAACGATGTTCGGCGCTGCGCGTTCTGTGTCTGCAGGACGATGTCGCGGACCGCACGCTGACGATGCTGAAGGGCGCGATGCAGGAGCTCACGCTCGGCAACCCCGATCGCCTGTCGACGGACGTCGGCCCGGTGATCGACGCCGACGCGAAGCGCACGATCGACGCGCACGTCGCGGCGATGAAGGACAAGGGCCATGCGGTCACGCAGCTGCCGGCGCCCGAGGCGTGCGCGCACGGCACCTTCGTGCCGCCGACGCTGATCGAGATCGGCAGCATCGACGAGCTGAAGCGCGAAGTGTTCGGCCCCGTGCTGCACGTGGTGCGCTATCGCCGCAGCCAGCTCGACAAGCTGCTCGAACAGATCCGCGCGACCGGCTACGGGCTGACGCTCGGCATCCACACGCGGATCGACGAGACGATCGCGCACGTGATTTCGCGCGCGCACGTCGGCAACATCTACGTGAACCGCAACGTGATCGGCGCGGTGGTCGGCGTGCAGCCGTTCGGCGGCGAAGGGCTGTCGGGCACGGGCCCGAAGGCCGGCGGCGCGCTGTACCTGCAGCGCCTGCTCGCGACGCGTCCGTCGGGCCTGCCGCGCTCGCTCGCGCAGACGCTGATCGCGGACGGCACGGTCGAGGGCGACCAGCGCCAGCATCCGGCGGCGGCGCTGACCGCGCTGCGCGACTGGCTGATCGAGCAGCGCGAGCCGGCGCTGGCCGCGCGCTGCGACGGCTATCTCGCGCAGGTGCCGGCCGGCGCGACCGCGGTGCTGACCGGGCCGACGGGCGAGCGAAACACGTATACACTCGGCCCGCGCGGCACGGTGCTGTGTGTCGCGGCGACGCCGTCCGGCGCGCGCGCGCAGTTCGCGGCGGTGCTGGCGACCGGCAACCGCGCGCTGTTCGCCGGCGCGGCGGGCGAGGCGCTGGCGGCCGCGCTGCCGGCCGCGCTGAAGGCGCACGCGGCGGTGCGCAAGCAGGCCGATGCGGCGTTCGACGCGGTGCTGTTCGAAGGCGACAGCGACGAGCTGCAGACGCTGGTGAAGGACGTCGCGCAGCGGCCGGGCCCGATCGTGTCGGTGCAGGGCGTGTCGGTGGGCGCGTTCGAGAACGGCGACGCGGAGGACTACGCGCTCGAGCGGCTGCTGACCGAGCGTTCGGTGAGCGTGAACACGGCCGCGGCGGGCGGCAATGCGAATTTGATGACGATCGGCTGA